From Alienimonas californiensis, a single genomic window includes:
- a CDS encoding FmdB family zinc ribbon protein, giving the protein MPLFEYRCRSCDARFEALVRGAAPDKAEVNCEACDSAEVERLMSAPAAPARGTLLPLAGGCPPPQAGPCGTGCCRLPG; this is encoded by the coding sequence GTGCCGCTGTTCGAATATCGTTGTCGATCCTGCGACGCCCGCTTTGAGGCGCTGGTCCGCGGCGCCGCCCCGGACAAAGCCGAGGTGAACTGCGAAGCCTGCGACTCCGCGGAGGTGGAACGGCTGATGAGCGCCCCCGCGGCGCCGGCTCGCGGCACGCTGCTGCCCCTCGCCGGCGGCTGCCCGCCGCCGCAGGCCGGCCCGTGCGGGACCGGCTGCTGCCGGCTCCCCGGGTGA